One Schlesneria paludicola DSM 18645 DNA segment encodes these proteins:
- a CDS encoding transporter yields MYVFKLCLALTERPLVAFGRRSLLWLLALSLLCGHSVRANFESNVPHSRNPDTKPAWQTARNAPAQAIRDQNRRGGSLGRSSRGSNDEDSDSSDDNWTLGQTLLGHFFQPVFVAMAVLLVFVEAIPAADDFVTPQRATLVSAPPTQPDTVFPPDHQPDLTNFLVSNHPANPPAYPRPTDWGNGHITIADPAEFPRIRAFDCHAPGSLWENMRPNLLGQEVTDEWDFYNLINTDRPDFTDATYSAGKGVTIIETGYTFSRSNDSGLHTSHRTLPESLIRVGLTDEFELRMKWFGYVMTDVTDQATGLKDNSFGGSDLYVGFKYEAFQQDDWRPMVTILGGSTLPTGTGGVSAGVMQPFGNLVLGWGFRRWLYLKASTGVDFLRNTDVTQVITGISPAVPVGVHGSDSNETWHQSLSLLFQVSKRVGGFAEWYTIFSTNSSDNRGQNYIDTGVFYYLTTNVQLDARVGQRLSRETDSMFTGAGLSVRF; encoded by the coding sequence ATGTACGTCTTTAAGCTCTGCTTGGCGCTCACCGAGCGTCCTCTTGTCGCGTTCGGACGACGATCGCTCCTGTGGCTCTTGGCGTTGTCGCTGCTTTGTGGCCATTCCGTGCGGGCCAACTTTGAATCGAATGTCCCGCACAGTCGAAATCCTGACACGAAACCGGCCTGGCAAACCGCTCGCAATGCCCCCGCGCAGGCAATTCGTGATCAGAATCGACGGGGCGGCAGCCTGGGACGATCGTCTCGCGGTAGCAATGATGAGGACTCGGATTCGTCGGACGACAATTGGACTCTTGGTCAGACCCTGTTGGGTCACTTCTTTCAGCCTGTATTCGTTGCGATGGCCGTGTTGCTCGTGTTCGTCGAGGCGATCCCCGCCGCGGACGATTTTGTGACTCCGCAACGCGCCACCCTGGTCTCGGCTCCACCAACGCAACCAGACACCGTCTTCCCGCCAGATCATCAACCGGATCTCACCAATTTTCTTGTGAGCAATCATCCCGCGAACCCTCCGGCCTATCCTCGCCCAACCGATTGGGGAAACGGCCACATCACGATCGCCGATCCCGCCGAATTTCCTCGCATTCGCGCCTTCGATTGTCACGCCCCAGGAAGCCTTTGGGAAAACATGCGTCCCAACCTGCTCGGACAAGAGGTCACGGACGAATGGGACTTCTACAACCTGATCAACACCGACCGGCCCGACTTTACGGATGCCACCTATTCCGCGGGCAAAGGGGTCACGATCATCGAAACGGGGTACACGTTCTCGCGCAGCAACGACAGCGGTTTGCACACCAGCCACCGGACACTGCCCGAATCGCTGATCCGAGTCGGATTGACCGACGAATTCGAGCTTCGAATGAAATGGTTCGGCTACGTGATGACCGACGTCACCGATCAAGCCACAGGATTGAAAGACAACAGCTTTGGCGGCAGTGACCTCTATGTCGGCTTCAAGTACGAAGCCTTCCAGCAGGATGACTGGCGTCCGATGGTCACCATCCTCGGCGGATCGACGTTGCCAACCGGCACGGGCGGCGTCTCGGCCGGTGTCATGCAACCCTTTGGAAATCTCGTCCTCGGCTGGGGTTTCCGACGATGGCTGTATTTAAAGGCCAGTACCGGTGTCGATTTCCTGCGAAACACAGATGTCACACAGGTCATCACGGGCATTAGCCCCGCCGTTCCCGTGGGTGTGCATGGATCGGACAGCAACGAGACCTGGCATCAATCGTTGTCGTTACTCTTCCAAGTCTCAAAACGAGTAGGTGGGTTTGCCGAGTGGTATACGATTTTCTCGACGAATTCGAGCGATAATCGCGGCCAGAACTACATCGATACCGGCGTCTTCTATTACCTCACCACGAACGTTCAGCTCGACGCGCGCGTCGGACAACGGCTGAGCCGAGAGACTGACTCGATGTTTACCGGCGCCGGACTGTCAGTGCGTTTCTAA
- a CDS encoding outer membrane beta-barrel protein, with protein sequence MLGLRKLRFVDIGTGLSMMVGTAGMLVAGVLSAAEPQCSTATGCTSAQPACCDHIFDDAANRLKGLYAGLNCDTCAAPATPAPVCGPAAPGCGAAAAGGCAAAGGADSSDPFTLMDLFTDECGNNHLKDKGWKFGGNLAQSYTMNFNNPSNRYNGPVTWTDRSNEYQMNQLWLYGEKATDTTNKDWDFGGRFDLLYGTNARLTTETGLETPNINNNFGLYGLALPQFYLEGAYKKLKVKVGHFLSPVGYFTVDTTQNFFSSLPYTYQWGEPFTHTGALATYTVNDQLTVSSGMIQGWDNFDGHNPHMGYVGGYSYTFQDKSNLTQMIFLTQEPNFNLQFTQRYYQSVVYTKPINDDWTYVGQTDFGTQRDATINGRRANWYGVNQYLFRKFNDHWTWGANFEWWRDEEGYRVAGFLPGNAPSGITGNMAGVPVATLPGGYTGDFFQTTVGPRWYPTGKPNFFIRPNFRFDWYTGGTDLAVNPNGFKPYGDGNKSNQALFITDVCITF encoded by the coding sequence ATGTTGGGTCTAAGGAAGCTTCGATTCGTCGACATCGGGACGGGTCTGTCCATGATGGTCGGCACGGCAGGAATGCTGGTGGCGGGAGTGCTGTCGGCGGCCGAACCACAGTGTTCGACCGCCACAGGCTGCACGTCAGCTCAGCCCGCCTGCTGTGATCATATTTTTGATGACGCCGCAAACCGCCTGAAAGGGCTGTATGCCGGCTTGAATTGCGATACCTGTGCGGCTCCTGCAACCCCCGCTCCCGTGTGCGGTCCTGCCGCTCCTGGCTGTGGGGCTGCTGCTGCCGGAGGATGCGCGGCTGCGGGCGGAGCAGATTCATCTGATCCGTTCACGCTGATGGATTTGTTTACCGACGAGTGCGGAAACAACCATCTGAAGGACAAGGGTTGGAAGTTCGGTGGTAACCTGGCGCAAAGCTATACCATGAACTTCAACAACCCTTCCAATCGTTACAACGGCCCCGTGACCTGGACGGACCGTTCCAACGAATATCAAATGAACCAGCTCTGGTTGTACGGTGAAAAAGCCACCGATACGACCAACAAGGATTGGGACTTCGGGGGTCGCTTTGACCTGCTGTACGGTACCAACGCTCGTTTGACGACCGAAACCGGTTTGGAAACGCCAAACATCAACAACAACTTCGGCCTGTATGGCCTGGCCCTTCCACAATTCTATCTGGAAGGTGCTTACAAGAAGTTGAAGGTCAAAGTTGGCCACTTCCTGTCGCCCGTCGGTTACTTCACCGTCGACACGACCCAGAACTTCTTCAGCTCTCTGCCCTACACCTATCAGTGGGGTGAGCCTTTCACTCATACCGGTGCCTTGGCGACCTATACCGTCAATGATCAGTTGACGGTCAGCAGCGGGATGATCCAGGGCTGGGACAACTTCGACGGCCATAACCCACACATGGGCTATGTCGGCGGCTACAGCTATACGTTCCAAGACAAGTCGAACTTGACTCAGATGATCTTCTTGACTCAGGAACCGAACTTTAACCTGCAATTTACACAGCGATACTATCAGTCGGTCGTCTACACGAAACCGATCAACGACGACTGGACCTATGTCGGCCAGACCGACTTCGGTACCCAGCGAGATGCGACCATCAATGGTCGTCGCGCCAACTGGTACGGTGTGAACCAATACCTCTTCCGCAAGTTCAATGATCATTGGACCTGGGGTGCAAACTTTGAATGGTGGCGTGACGAAGAAGGTTACCGCGTCGCTGGCTTCCTGCCAGGCAATGCCCCCAGCGGTATCACCGGCAACATGGCCGGTGTGCCAGTCGCAACGTTGCCCGGTGGATACACGGGTGACTTCTTCCAAACCACAGTTGGACCTCGCTGGTACCCCACCGGCAAACCCAACTTCTTCATTCGCCCGAACTTCCGGTTTGACTGGTACACCGGCGGCACGGATCTGGCCGTCAATCCGAATGGGTTCAAACCCTACGGCGATGGAAACAAGAGCAACCAGGCTCTGTTCATCACCGACGTTTGTATCACGTTCTAA